Within the Flavobacterium sp. N502536 genome, the region CAGTACCAAATGTGGCAACTCTTCCTGTAATTACAAACTCTTGCGCTGTTTTATCAGCTCAAATTCCGGTTCCAACTGCAACTGATAATTGCAGCGGTACGATCACGGCAACAACAACAAGTCCGTTGAACTACAATACACCGGGAACTTATACCATTACATGGAAGTATACTGATGTAAGTGGAAACATAAGTACACAAACACAAACGGTACAAGTATTAAACTCAGCACTTCAACAAGTAACTTTTACTAATGCAACTGTTACTTACAATAAAAACCCTCAAGCACTGCAAGTGGCCAATTTACCGGCAGGAGCGACTGTTAGTTATTCTATCACGCCTTCAGGTACAGGAAACTCAGCAACAAATGCGGGAACTTATACCGTTACTGCCGTAGTATCGCCTGCAGCAAGCGCGCCAAATTGTTCACCAATTACGCTTACTGCACAGCTTACAATTCAAAAAGCTCCACAGCTAATTACTTTCCCAATATTGGGAATCAAAACGCTTGGAGGATCAAATACTTTCAATCTGGGGGCTACTGCCAATTCAGGTTTAGCAGTAAACTATACCTTTACTTATAAAACTGCGTTACCTCCTGCTACTGTTGCTCCATTAACTGGTGTAGTAACGATGTTAAGACCTGGAGAAGTAACAATTGTAGCATCTCAGGCTGGTGATAGCAATTACTTAGCTGCTCCGGATGTTACACAACTATTGGTAATCAAAAACAACGACATTACGGTTACTCAAATTACCATTGGAACTAAAGTATATCCGAATCCGGCTAAAACGCTTAACTACCTGATGGCATGTGGCGAGAACAACGTAAATGTGACATTGACTAATACAACCAATGCTACCTTTACTCCTTCGGCTAATTTTACTATAAATACTCCTAAACCGGGAATTTATAACCAAAATGTAACGATTACTTCTGAAGATGGAAGTGCAAGTGCTACTTATGCTATAACAGTTGAAAAACCATTTGGATTCTATGATATCGTACACCAAAAATTCAACAATGTACTTATCGTAAACAACAATCCGCAAACCAATGGAGGTTACGAATTTGTTTCTTACCAATGGTTTAAAAATGGACAGTTAATTGGTACAGGCCAATACTTTTCAGCAGGAGACGATCTGGCAAATAAATTAGATCTAACTGCCGACTATAGTGTAAAAATGACGACTAAAGATGGTAAGGTGTTGCAAACATGTACTAGTAAAATTAAGTCACAGAAATCACTTGAGGTTAAATTGTATCCAAATCCGGTGGAGACAGGAAAAATGCTTACTGTAGACGCTGATTTACCAGAAGGTGATTTGGAAAACATGCAAATAAGCCTTTACTCTGTGACAGGTCAACTGATTACAACAGTGAAATCGTCTACTGCTCAGACACAAATACAATTACCTTCAACTACCGAAAGTAATATGGTTCTTGTAGTTGTTGAGTCAGGCAATATCAAGAAATCATTCAAAGTACTTGTAAAATAAACAAAATCACGCCGGTACCACTTCAAAATGGTACTGGCTAATACAACTTTAAGATGAAAAAATATATCAGTACCTCTATAAAATCTATAGCTACAATGACGGCAATTCTGGCGATTTGTCTGCAGGGTTATAGTCAGGATAAAAAACAGGAACTATCGATCTCTGTCGCAGGACCGGGTTCTTTTCTAAAATATGGTTTTGCCGGTGAGCTGGTACCCGGAAACGGAATTAGTGCAGGAATTCGATATTCTTATTATCTAAATGAAGGATTGAGTATCGGAATCGGCGCTGAGTATCAAACCTACAGCTCTGATGCAAAATTTGCATTTGTTAGCGGGCAATACGCAACAACCGATGCTGAACAGGAAAACTTTCAATTCCGATATAAGGCTACTAATTTGAGAGAAGAACAAAACTTAGGTTATGTAAATGTTCCGATCGGAATTCAGTATGAAACTTCAGGAACAAGCAAATTATATATTGCTGCCGGAGCCAAAGTAGGATTTGCTGTTAAAGGATGTTACCAAACTACCATCCAGAACCTTACTACCAGCGGTTACTATCCGCAATACAATGTAGAATTGTTTAACCCGGCATTTGCAGGCTTTGCCAGTACCAATGATGTAAAAACCGAAGAACAGGATTTAGACACCAAAGTATCTTATTCGGCTACGATTGAAACAGGTTTAAAACAAAGCATTGGAAAAAGAAGCTCGATTTATATCGGACTTTATTTAGACTATGGTTTGAATAATATCTACGATAGAACTAGCGGTAAAAATCTGGTTCAGTACAATCCGGAACTTCCTGTAAAGCTGCAACACAACAGCGTACTTGATTCTCCGTTGGCAAACAATGTCAGATTGGTCTCTTACGGACTTAAGTTGAGATATGCTTTGCGTTAATCAATTAAATACAAAATCTTAAACAAATACTTTCCTCGTAAGGGGAAAATTAAAAAAGTCGGTTTCTTGGGGGAAATCGGCTTTTTTTTATGGATTAAAACCCATCTTCAAAAAAATTACCGTTATCCGCAAAAGAATAATAACCTTCCAAAGTAATAATTAAATGATCTACCAATTTAATATCTAAAAGAATTGCTGCTTCGTTAACTTTTTTTGTAAATAATCGATCAGCAATTGAAGGCAGCGTTTTACCCGAAGGATGATTATGAATCATAATAAAAGCAGATGCATTTGCCTTAATTAGTGAAGCAAACAATAATTTAAGATCTACCGAAATTCCTGATGTACCTCCGGAAGATACTTCATAAACCCCTAACACCTTATTTGAACGATTGAGTAAAAAAACTTTACACTGTTCGAAGAACTCAATTTTACCCATGTCCCAAACTTTCAAAGCTAGTTCGTAAGCCGTTTTAGAGGATGAAAGATGAGGTCGTTCCGAAACTCTTACTTTATTTTTATAAATCAATTCAATTTCGGATGCAATTTTCCAATCCTGTTTTTCTTTCTTCGATTTCATAATTATTCATATATGTAATTTTCAAAATGCATCTCTAGACGATCGCCATTGAAAGAATAAAACAAATGTAAGAAAACATATCAAAAGCGCGCACTTTCGTACGCATTTTAATTTACTGAATTGCCTTACTTTGCTATGATGACTGAAATTAATATCAAAATTTGTTTTTATATTTACGAGAACTGGATTAAAACTTATAAATCCCAGAGGTCATTTGCATTAGATCACAATATAGAAGAAAGTATAGTTAGAAAAATAAAAAGTACAGCTCTTCAACTAAATAATTCAAACTACAATATTCCAGTAAATACTTTAGATAAAATTTGTAACGGTAGAAATATTAAACTTTCTGAATTTTTCAAACTGATTTCTGAATGACAAAGTCCTAGTAAGGGAGAAAGATTAATCTTCAACTTTACATTAGTCCCAATTATACCACATATATTTCAATCATTTTTTGTTTGAGGCCACACTTTTAATTACTTTTATAGTATTAAATCTGAAGCCCGCTAATGATTATAAAGAAAAAGAATACCTGGTTCAAAATGCTCTTTGAGTGGAGAGGTTCCGTTTTACCACAACTGCTTCCGAGGCTTTTACTGCTGCTGTTATTCTCCTTCGCCGTTGTTTATTTTAAACCCTGGCTGATTCAATACGATCTGCACATCAATCCTGCTATTTTTACCCTATTCGGTATTGCTCTGGCAATCTTCCTCGGTTTTAGAAACAGTGTGAGTTACGATCGTTTCTGGGAAGGCAGAAAACTATGGGGCGCTTTGCTCAACGACACCCGATCTCTCGCACGCCAAAGCATCACGCTTATCCCCGATCAGGAATACGAAGCCAAACGCGAAAAGTTTACTAATTTGCTTATTGCTTTTGTATACAGTCTCAAACACCAACTTAGAGAAACTGACCCTACTACCGATATGAAACGACTGCTTCCACAAGAACTCGAAGAACAGTTACAGGAAGCTCGGTACAAACCAATCATCCTTTTAAGAGAACTGGGACTTTGGGTTAAAAACGCCAAATCAGAAAACAAAATCGACAGTGTCACACAATTGGCTTTTGAAGAAAACCTAAACAAACTGTCTGACATTGTTGGCGGATGCGAACGAATTGCCGGTACTCCTATCCCCTACACCTATAGTGTATTGTTGCACAGAACGGTTTATATTTATTGCTTTTTATTGTCCTTTGGCTTTGTCGAAACTATGGGCTGGATTACGCCCTTCATCATTGTTTTTATTGCCTATACTTTTGTGGCCCTAGAAGCAATTGCAGACGAACTCGAAAACCCTTTCGGATTACAGCCTAACGATCTGGCACTCGATGCAATGTCGGAAATGATTGAAAACACCTTATTAGAATTAAACAATAAAAAGATAAACCCGGTACGTCAGCAAAAGAATTACTTTATTACCTAAAAAAGAAGCCCATACCCCAATTATTTTTCGAATATGAACAGAGTATTATTAGTCGAAGACGATCCCAGAGTTGCCTCTTTTATTACAAGAGGACTTGAAGAACATTTGTATGAAGTAAAAACCATCACCAAAGGTTTTGAAGCCATTAAGGAGGTCATGGAAAATGAGTACAATATCATCATTCTCGATATCATGCTGCCGGACATCACCGGATTTGAAGTTTGTGAAGTTTTACGAAGCCGAAAAATAATAGTGCCCATCCTAATTTTAAGTGCACTCGATACGCCTCAGGAAAAAGTAAAAGGCCTCCAATCCGGCGCCGATGATTATCTAGCGAAACCTTTTATGTTTGAAGAACTCTTGGCCCGAATCAATGCCCAGCTGCGTCGCGCCGAATTCAGCACCGGAATTCTCGATTTTCAATCCTATGCCGGAATCGAAATCAATATGAAAGAACAAAGTGCAACAAGAGACGGAAAAGAACTCAACCTTTCGTCAAGAGAACTCAAACTCTTAATTTTCTTTATGAAAAACCGCGAAACCGCATTATCAAGAGTCGCAATCGCGCAAGCCGTCTGGAATATTGATTTTGACAGTACCTCAAACACAGTCGACGTTTACATTAACTATTTGCGCAATAAAGTCGACAAAAACTTCCCTACTCCACTCATTCATACGATAAAAGGAACCGGGTATATGTTGAAGCAGAAGAGTTGAAGATGTTATATGTGAGATGTTATATGTGAGATGTGGGATGTGAGATGTGAGATGTGGAAAGAGTAAAGAAGAAAGACTATAGATTGAAAATCTGCTAACCCGAGCGATAGCGAACAGGCGAAGCAATCTGCTACATCTGCGAGAGAAAAAAAACTGCGATACAACTTATTTTGAGTAAAGTTCCTATTGTATTAAAAACCGAATTAAAGCGTTATGAATCTTAAAAATAAGTTAGCTGTAAATTCTACTTTGCTTTTTGCTTTTATTGTCGGGTTGCTCATGGCCGGATCTTTTCTTCTTTTCAGAAGCCACATGAAAGATCTTTACTATGACAATCTGGAAGATCATGCGATGACAGCTGCCTTATTTTATTTCAAAAAAGACGAAATAAAAGAATTCACCAACGAACGTTATCACCAAATTGAAGTTCAATACAACCGAATCAACAACGAATCGATACGGGTTTACGATGCCAAAACAAAAAAATTATACCTAAAGGATTCTGTTGACATTCCGCTAACCGATCACGATCTGAATAGTATTGTAAAAAACAAAATGGAATCGTTTTCGATAAACGACAGGCAGTTTGTGGGGTTATTTTACAAAGACAATCAGGGCGATTTTATAATTGTAGTCTCGGGTATCGATCGTGCCGGTAACCGACAGCTGGATATTCTGGGCTTTATGTTTATTCTTTTCTATCTGGCCGGTATTCCGCTAAACTATCTTATGGGAACCTTTTTAGCCCGACAAACCTTCCGTCCTTTCTCGGAAGTCATTGCAAAAGTAAATACCATCACCACCGAGAACCTGCATTCGAGATTAGAAGTTCAGCAGGCTCATGGGAAAGACGAAATCAAAGAACTGGTTACCACTTTCAACTATCTTTTAGAAAGGCTCGAAACCGGTATTATGACGCAAAAAAATTTCCTCAAAAACGCGTCACACGAACTTAAGACTCCCCTAACCATTATCATTGGAGATATCGATGTATCCCTGCAACAGCCCAGAACAAACGAGCAATATGAAGAGATCTTAAAATCGCTTCGAAAAGACACCCTGCACTTAAAATCAACTTTAGAAGGACTTCTGGTATTATCGGGACTTGAACTGTCTGAACCTCAGCAAATGGAAACAGTAAGGATCGACGAAATACTATGGAATGTTCTGGAAAAGAAAGCAATCGAATATCCCGAATCAAAAGTATCGGTAGATTTGAGTGCACTGGCAGAACACGAAAATTTACTTTCGGTCTATGCCAATAAACACATGCTTTTTATAGCGCTGTACAATATTCTGGACAATGCCATTAAATTCTCATTTCCTGAGCCGGTAACTGTTTTTACGCTTGCAGAAAAAAACAAACTTTTGATACAAATTACCGATCAGGGGCCCGGAATTGCAGAGCAGGACAAGGAAGCTATTTTTGATCTTTTTTTCAGAAGCGATCATACCCGTCACATACAAGGACAAGGATTGGGGCTTTTTATTACCATGCAGATACTCAAACTGCATCACATTACCGTTAACGTCGATTCTGAAGTCGGAAAAAGCACTTCTATCACTTTGCAATTTCCATAAATTGTTTCGTTTTTTCATCGTCGCATTCCAATTTAACAAAGCCTGTTTTTACATTTGGTAACCTTGGCTTAACACTCTAATCTTTCTCTAATCTACTTTAAATACAACTCTAATCTTTTTATTTTTAACCACTTACACAAATCATTGATTTTAAAGGCTTAGAAAATTTTAAAAGGATAACCACTTGATAATTTTAAGGTAACACTATATTTTTTTATCATTTTAAGTTAACAAAAGCGTTAAATCCGATCCGAACAAACAGAGTTTCTTTGTCAAATAAAAACTAAAAATCAATGACAAAACTAAAACTCTTTTTTTCGGCTGTGATGCTCCTTGTTATGGGAAACATTTTTGCCCAAATTACGACCTCTTCATTATCTGCAAAGGTAAATGACGGCACTAGCCCACTTACCGACGCTGAAGTTACTTTAACCCATTTACCTACTAACGCAGTGTACAAAGCTACAACTGACAAACAAGGTAGGTTTAGTTTCGAAAATTTAAATGCCGGCGGACCTTACGAATTAGAAATTAAAAGTGCTTCCACCAAAGATTACTCTAACGCACAAATACACTTAGCCCTTGGCGATAATGATCTGCCAACGATCGTGGTTAGCAAAGGAGATAATAATGTATTAGAAGAAGTGGTCATTACAAGCTCTAAACCTTCTTCTAAAAATAACGGAACCAATATTAATGAAAAACAGGTGAATGGCCTTCCGTTAATCAACAGAGGAATTCAGGATGTGACCAAACTAGTACCACAGAGTTCTAATAACTCTTTTGCCAGTACCAATTTCAGATACAACAACGTTACTATTGACGGTTCGATCAACAATGATGCTATTGGTTTTAGCCCGTCATTAGGAGGACAATCAGGGACTTCAGGGATGCCGGGAAGCAGTACGCGTTCCAATTCGATAAGTCTTGATGCAATACAGGATATTCAGGTTTATATTGCTCCTTACAATATTAAACTAGGAAACTTTTTAGGCGGAAGCGTAAATGCCGTTACCCGCAGCGGTACCAACAATGTGAGCGGATCGATTTACAGTTATGGCAGAAACGCAGCCATTACAGGACGCAACAATGCCGGTGATGGTTCAAAAATGCCAAATTCGTTTGGTGATTATCAAATTGGATTCCGTCTAGGTTTACCAATCGTTAAAGATAAATTGTTCTTCTTTACCAATATGGAGTATGCCGAAAGAACAGATCCTTTATTTTACAATGCAGGACAAACCGATTCTAATGGTAAATTGACTTCATTGGTAGACAACACTACCTCGCAACAAATCTCGGACTTCGTAAAAACAAACTACGGGTTTGACGCAGGAACTTTCGGTGGATACAACAACTTTGCAAAAAGTCAAAAATTCTTCAACAAATTAGATTGGAAAATTAATGAAAAACACGCGCTGTCGTTAAGAAACAATACGGTTATCTCTCAGGCTTCCAACTTAGAGCGCGACGCTGCTAACTTCAGGTTCTCCAGCATGGATTTTACGCAGAAAAACCAATCCATCAGTACCGTTTTAGAACTTAAAAGTCACTTTAACAGCCAGTGGTCCAACTCGTTCATTGCCAGTTACTCGGCTATCAAAGATTATCGCGATCCAAAATCAAGCAATATCATGTTTCCCCAAACAGAAATTGGTTATAACGGAGGAACAATCTTTTTAGGAAACGATCGTGAGGCAACAGTATTCAATATGAAACAAAACACGGCCGAAATCACCGACAATCTTACCTATAAAA harbors:
- a CDS encoding HAMP domain-containing histidine kinase is translated as MNLKNKLAVNSTLLFAFIVGLLMAGSFLLFRSHMKDLYYDNLEDHAMTAALFYFKKDEIKEFTNERYHQIEVQYNRINNESIRVYDAKTKKLYLKDSVDIPLTDHDLNSIVKNKMESFSINDRQFVGLFYKDNQGDFIIVVSGIDRAGNRQLDILGFMFILFYLAGIPLNYLMGTFLARQTFRPFSEVIAKVNTITTENLHSRLEVQQAHGKDEIKELVTTFNYLLERLETGIMTQKNFLKNASHELKTPLTIIIGDIDVSLQQPRTNEQYEEILKSLRKDTLHLKSTLEGLLVLSGLELSEPQQMETVRIDEILWNVLEKKAIEYPESKVSVDLSALAEHENLLSVYANKHMLFIALYNILDNAIKFSFPEPVTVFTLAEKNKLLIQITDQGPGIAEQDKEAIFDLFFRSDHTRHIQGQGLGLFITMQILKLHHITVNVDSEVGKSTSITLQFP
- a CDS encoding PorT family protein, whose protein sequence is MKKYISTSIKSIATMTAILAICLQGYSQDKKQELSISVAGPGSFLKYGFAGELVPGNGISAGIRYSYYLNEGLSIGIGAEYQTYSSDAKFAFVSGQYATTDAEQENFQFRYKATNLREEQNLGYVNVPIGIQYETSGTSKLYIAAGAKVGFAVKGCYQTTIQNLTTSGYYPQYNVELFNPAFAGFASTNDVKTEEQDLDTKVSYSATIETGLKQSIGKRSSIYIGLYLDYGLNNIYDRTSGKNLVQYNPELPVKLQHNSVLDSPLANNVRLVSYGLKLRYALR
- a CDS encoding response regulator transcription factor, whose amino-acid sequence is MNRVLLVEDDPRVASFITRGLEEHLYEVKTITKGFEAIKEVMENEYNIIILDIMLPDITGFEVCEVLRSRKIIVPILILSALDTPQEKVKGLQSGADDYLAKPFMFEELLARINAQLRRAEFSTGILDFQSYAGIEINMKEQSATRDGKELNLSSRELKLLIFFMKNRETALSRVAIAQAVWNIDFDSTSNTVDVYINYLRNKVDKNFPTPLIHTIKGTGYMLKQKS
- a CDS encoding bestrophin family protein, whose product is MIIKKKNTWFKMLFEWRGSVLPQLLPRLLLLLLFSFAVVYFKPWLIQYDLHINPAIFTLFGIALAIFLGFRNSVSYDRFWEGRKLWGALLNDTRSLARQSITLIPDQEYEAKREKFTNLLIAFVYSLKHQLRETDPTTDMKRLLPQELEEQLQEARYKPIILLRELGLWVKNAKSENKIDSVTQLAFEENLNKLSDIVGGCERIAGTPIPYTYSVLLHRTVYIYCFLLSFGFVETMGWITPFIIVFIAYTFVALEAIADELENPFGLQPNDLALDAMSEMIENTLLELNNKKINPVRQQKNYFIT
- a CDS encoding JAB domain-containing protein, which codes for MKSKKEKQDWKIASEIELIYKNKVRVSERPHLSSSKTAYELALKVWDMGKIEFFEQCKVFLLNRSNKVLGVYEVSSGGTSGISVDLKLLFASLIKANASAFIMIHNHPSGKTLPSIADRLFTKKVNEAAILLDIKLVDHLIITLEGYYSFADNGNFFEDGF